A single window of Debaryomyces hansenii CBS767 chromosome F complete sequence DNA harbors:
- a CDS encoding DEHA2F05324p (weakly similar to CA4348|IPF3638 Candida albicans IPF3638 unknown function), whose protein sequence is MDKPHRSFYRSLDRERLLYKKKYVVIEPSIKYLLVKLQKEREGKIHEMQVSGQVLPNPFKMQNLLEPIIYHTTLSLLYILDDRCLDSKYLQSQYANQVEHLTIILNKIVTSKTTKLNYEQIRSQIEEQSGISLELMASEVISKFAGTDIPYNTNSVFIKPLQMALLCFLALSRRAYKQQYSIERDLVPWMHSIMAPSVSVSCESLRSLSKIPPCITSDILLRTPMSKNEYYLQADIWLDFMKDIGAAYHKRIKHLKLCINNLIFYGIQYDSHKLPELIFRSLHFFTNTTTGYQFSLVTQEFLNGIIWKLVFDYLRSSITYKPNIMANIIKTQEVVVQFLSKVGDKREKVHSKLNIEGNMGIVLAINNISQEKSEKLFKIAEKNLMHLDLHHSNSKPMVAYHFTRIFLSVTPEELLHNFNNGASDYFQSATLWLGFIRKLNEFGLLDEKRSKKILLELVNNKERILITKDIILILLQPIKTLDDIDEFISILQKNSGAKEKDSLLAMAHSSSILPKYLTILYRNVHLRNRPHPEVKYPWDKYKKLHPITTIKDQESPQNFRNFSSILSYARYLYDTGFKKKTSKIVGIMLNGEINVQPENLYELYKSELFDKNNFNPDESCLSALIKAAMKQVDGNDKASCIMWGDMYAPQVAIHEFKQHVMTEAFDKDLGKADNDPGIYPQDDLWQRYIHLLEKYDYISELSTIIQWWENLNFRPNYLTLLMLLGSLPTEYGSRYIKHVQKVREDSAKSTYAHIGEDPKSNAQNYLAWSWPSLEELERFKLKKSKLSNSSIRID, encoded by the coding sequence ATGGACAAACCACATCGGTCGTTCTACCGCTCATTAGATAGAGAAAGGCTATTATATAAGAAGAAGTATGTTGTTATAGAGCCATCTATAAAGTATCTACTAGTCAAACTtcaaaaagaaagagaaggaAAGATACATGAAATGCAGGTGTCAGGCCAAGTGCTACCCAATCCATTCAAAATGCAAAACTTGCTAGAACCTATTATTTATCATACCACCCTATCCTTGCTATACATTCTTGATGATAGGTGTcttgattcaaaataccTTCAATCCCAATATGCAAATCAAGTCGAACATCTCACCAtcatattgaataaaattgtCACTTCGAAGACTACGAAACTCAATTATGAGCAAATTAGATCACAAATTGAAGAGCAATCAGGGATTCTGCTAGAATTAATGGCATCTGAAGTTATCTCAAAGTTTGCAGGTACCGATATTCCATACAATACAAATAGTGTCTTTATAAAACCGCTACAGATGGCCCTTCTTTGTTTTCTAGCCTTATCCAGAAGAGCATATAAACAACAATATTCCATTGAGAGAGACTTAGTACCATGGATGCATTCAATAATGGCACCTAGTGTCAGTGTGAGTTGCGAGTCTTTGAGAAGTCTCTCTAAAATTCCTCCATGCATAACTTCAGATATATTACTTCGTACGCCTATGtcaaaaaatgaatattatcTACAGGCTGATATATGGCTTGATTTTATGAAAGATATAGGAGCTGCATATCATAAAAGAATAAAGCATTTAAAACTCTGTATaaacaatttaattttttatggAATTCAATACGATTCACACAAATTGCCGGAACTAATTTTCAGATCCCTCCATTTTTTCACTAATACTACTACAGGGTACCAATTTCTGCTTGTAACTCAAGAATTTCTTAATGGGATAATTTGGAAACttgtttttgattatttgagGAGTTCAATAACCTATAAACCCAATATTATGGCAAACATTATCAAAACTCAGGAAGTTGTGGTTCAGTTTCTTTCCAAAGTTGGAGATAAAAGAGAGAAGGTacattcaaaattgaatattgagGGTAACATGGGAATAGTTTTAgctataaataatatatcacAGGAAAAATCGGAaaagttattcaaaatagCTGAAAAGAACTTAATGCATTTAGATTTACATCATTCGAATTCAAAACCTATGGTAGCTTATCATTTCACtagaatatttctttcaGTTACACCAGAAGAATTACTCCATAATTTTAACAACGGGGCATCagattattttcaatctgCCACACTATGGTTAGGATTTATAAGAAAGCTTAATGAGTTTGGTCTACTTGATGAAAAGCGATCTAAAAAGATTCTTCTCGAACTTGTAAATAACAAAGAAAGAATCTTGATCACAAAAGATATCATATTAATACTCTTACAACCAATCAAGACATTAGATGACATTGACGAATTCATTTCGATTTTACAGAAAAACTCGGGTGCCAAAGAGAAAGATTCCTTATTGGCAATGGCACATTCTAGCTCAATTTTGCCTAAATACTTAACCATTCTATACAGAAATGTGCATTTAAGGAATAGACCTCATCCCGAGGTCAAATATCCTTGGGACAAGTACAAAAAGCTACACCCCATAACTACCATCAAAGATCAAGAGTCACCGCAAAATTTCAGGAATTTCTCGTCAATTCTCTCGTATGCAAGGTATTTGTATGATACGGGGttcaaaaagaagacaTCGAAGATTGTTGGAATTATGCTCAATGGTGAAATAAACGTTCAACCCGAGAACTTATATGAATTATACAAACTGGAGTTATTCGACAAGAATAACTTCAATCCTGACGAATCATGTTTGTCTGCTTTAATTAAGGCAGCTATGAAACAGGTTGACGGAAACGATAAGGCATCTTGTATAATGTGGGGTGATATGTATGCACCTCAAGTTGCGATCCATGAATTCAAGCAGCATGTAATGACTGAAGCATTTGACAAAGATCTCGGAAAAGCTGACAACGACCCCGGAATTTATCCACAAGATGATTTATGGCAAAGATATATCCATTTACTCGAGAAATATGACTACATTTCCGAATTGTCAACCATCATCCAGTGGTGggaaaatttgaatttcagGCCCAATTATCTCACCTTATTGATGCTCCTCGGTTCCTTACCTACTGAGTATGGTTCGAGATATATCAAGCATGTTCAAAAGGTCAGAGAAGACAGTGCGAAATCTACATACGCTCACATAGGCGAAGATCCAAAATCGAATGCCCAAAATTATCTAGCTTGGTCATGGCCCtctcttgaagaattagaaagaTTCAAACTCAAAAAACTGAAACTATCTAATTCAAGTATACGTATAGATTAA
- a CDS encoding DEHA2F05346p (highly similar to uniprot|P08417 Saccharomyces cerevisiae YPL262W FUM1 Fumarase converts fumaric acid to L-malic acid in the TCA cycle) produces the protein MLRLTSKYTPVARSIQLRSLSSTSALLSSTRTESDAFGEIEVDSAKYYGAQTARSKHNFKIGGEAARMPIPVVRAFGILKKSAAIVNEGLGALDPKLSKAIQQAATEVAEGKLDDHFPLVVFQTGSGTQSNMNANEVISNRAIEILGGELGSKKPVHPNDHCNMSQSSNDTFPTVMHIAAATEISNSLIPELTKLRDALQAKSDEFKDIIKIGRTHLQDATPLTLGQEFSGYVQQLTNGIERIEKTLPNLQFLAQGGTAVGTGLNTVKGFDSKIAEEVSKLTSIPFKTAPNKFEALAAHDAVVEASGALNTVAVSLFKIANDIRYLGSGPRCGYGELSLPENEPGSSIMPGKVNPTQNEALTMVATQVFGNHSAITFAGASGQFELNVFKPVMISNLLSSIRLIADGSASFREHCVVGITANVDKIEKTLHESLMLVTALNPKIGYDAASKTAKNAHKKGLTLKESALELGVLNEQEFDEWVRPEKMIGPKD, from the coding sequence ATGTTAAGATTAACCAGTAAATATACCCCAGTGGCTAGATCTATTCAATTAAGATCATTATCGTCAACTTCTGCATTATTAAGTTCGACCAGAACCGAATCAGATGCTTTCGGTGAAATCGAAGTTGATTCAGCTAAGTATTACGGTGCCCAAACTGCCAGATCCAAGCATAACTTCAAGATCGGTGGTGAAGCCGCAAGAATGCCAATTCCGGTTGTGAGAGCATTTGgtattttaaaaaaatctgCTGCTATTGTGAACGAAGGTTTAGGAGCTTTAGATCCTAAATTATCCAAGGCTATCCAACAAGCTGCTACTGAAGTTGCGGAAGGTAAATTGGATGACCACTTCCCATTGGTTGTGTTCCAAACTGGTTCAGGTACTCAATCTAACATGAATGCTAACGAAGTTATTTCCAACAGAGCCATTGAAATCTTAGGTGGTGAATTGGGTTCCAAGAAGCCAGTTCATCCAAACGATCACTGTAACATGTCTCAATCATCTAATGATACTTTCCCAACAGTCATGCACATTGCTGCTGCTACTGAAATTTCTAACTCTTTGATTCCGGAGTTAACCAAGTTACGTGATGCGTTACAAGCTAAGTCTGATGAATTCAAGGATATCATTAAGATTGGTAGAACTCATTTACAAGATGCTACTCCTTTGACTTTAGGTCAAGAATTTTCTGGTTACGTTCAACAATTAACCAACGgtattgaaagaattgaaaagacTTTACCAAACTTGCAATTCTTAGCTCAAGGTGGTACTGCTGTTGGTACTGGTTTAAACACCGTCAAAGGTTTTGACTCTAAGATTGCTGAAGAAGTCTCTAAGTTGACTTCTATTCCTTTCAAGACTGCTCCTAACAAGTTCGAAGCCTTAGCTGCTCATGATGCCGTTGTTGAAGCTTCAGGTGCCTTAAACACCGTTGctgtttctttattcaagattGCCAACGATATCAGATACTTGGGTTCCGGTCCAAGATGTGGTTACGGTGAATTATCCTTGCCAGAAAACGAACCAGGCTCGTCAATTATGCCTGGTAAGGTTAACCCAACCCAAAATGAAGCCTTAACAATGGTCGCTACCCAAGTCTTCGGTAACCACTCTGCAATCACTTTTGCTGGTGCATCTGGTCAATTCGAATTGAATGTCTTCAAGCCTGTCATGATTTCTAACTTGTTGTCTTCAATTAGATTAATTGCTGACGGTTCTGCTTCTTTCAGAGAGCATTGTGTTGTAGGTATTACTGCCAATGTAGACAAAATCGAGAAAACTTTACACGAATCTTTAATGTTGGTTACTGCTTTAAACCCAAAGATTGGTTATGATGCTGCTTCAAAGACTGCCAAGAATGCTCACAAGAAGGGTTTAACTTTGAAAGAATCTGCTTTGGAATTGGGTGTTTTAAATGAACAAGAATTCGACGAATGGGTCAGACCAGAAAAGATGATTGGTCCAAAGGATTAG